Proteins encoded in a region of the uncultured Pseudodesulfovibrio sp. genome:
- a CDS encoding PEP-CTERM sorting domain-containing protein, with protein sequence MKRYILALLIIVGMIIATRPERAEALVLPDLTTSVDTGLARQYGDFYSYSLPILNYVASGFTDTVFNSGDPYYLDSAPGQLADNIVIMTGTTADAANTTGFENAYDIPNSYSPYSTVTYADPTVNNGIYADSDTSWDANISALVAYLDGSMPVFYFNNNETGSAQDLYITATLSIWNSTTSTVYGTYHLIDPLTSDNYVLSGGDVEFDGEVFSHNLGAKKAAYAVLIPELNAFLDNWTGTGDSQYDMLSLEISMYNLDSGYEQAFIGRGEFASSTVPEPATWLLLGLGLLGLPLARRMRRR encoded by the coding sequence ATGAAGAGATACATACTTGCCCTGCTCATCATTGTCGGCATGATCATCGCCACCCGGCCCGAACGTGCAGAGGCCCTGGTCCTGCCCGACCTGACCACGTCCGTGGACACCGGTTTGGCCCGCCAGTATGGGGATTTCTACTCCTACTCCCTGCCCATACTCAATTACGTGGCCTCCGGGTTCACCGACACGGTATTCAACTCGGGCGATCCCTATTATTTGGACTCCGCTCCCGGGCAGTTGGCGGACAACATCGTCATCATGACCGGCACCACGGCTGACGCCGCCAACACGACGGGCTTCGAAAACGCCTACGACATCCCGAACAGCTACTCCCCCTACTCCACGGTCACCTATGCCGACCCCACCGTGAACAACGGCATCTACGCGGATTCCGACACTTCCTGGGACGCGAACATCTCCGCCCTGGTGGCCTACCTGGACGGCAGCATGCCCGTCTTCTACTTCAACAACAACGAAACCGGGAGCGCTCAGGACCTCTACATCACCGCGACGCTCTCCATCTGGAACAGCACGACCTCGACCGTTTACGGCACCTACCATCTCATCGACCCCCTCACGAGCGACAACTATGTGCTCTCCGGAGGAGACGTTGAGTTCGACGGCGAAGTCTTCTCGCACAATCTCGGTGCCAAGAAGGCGGCCTACGCAGTCCTCATCCCGGAACTCAACGCATTCCTGGACAATTGGACCGGCACCGGTGACAGCCAGTACGACATGCTCTCCCTGGAAATCAGCATGTACAACCTGGATAGCGGCTACGAACAGGCGTTCATCGGTCGTGGCGAATTCGCATCCAGCACCGTGCCCGAACCGGCCA